From the Colletotrichum lupini chromosome 10, complete sequence genome, one window contains:
- a CDS encoding TAP42-like family protein produces the protein MADEDQPQTLKSVFTSAERKRLTLENSYEASSPTYLDDLQTAIAEYETCLDLVSRAALFSSNESLEDLSTSSLPYLLITYHLAELHQKLPSRRPIERRVALERARESYETFLGALDSYDLLTDTNKMLYERYTDEPLAFSTLGTNDPAKRRDAKIANFKSEKALKDRLEALRRNPRYQNEDGDDEVARDLHLAHVAYSAHMAFQGLEGINRELEVLAQATVPLMPSPTSVEEDERRRTEDRGAAGYTERLEPPRRLQSMFGQGGPILSTEGKPLQPFTLVGNRQQMTKDVFRPGHNLPTMSIDEYLDEEARRGGIIEGGGDASWHRPEPNEDDFDKADEETMKARAWDEFVEANPKGSGNTLNRG, from the coding sequence ATGGCAGACGAGGATCAACCCCAGACACTCAAATCCGTCTTCACGTCGGCTGAGAGAAAGCGCCTCACCCTCGAAAACTCCTACGAGGCCTCCTCCCCGACCTACCTCGATGACCTCCAAACCGCCATCGCAGAGTACGAGACATGCCTCGACCTAGTCTCTCGCGCCGCCCTCTTCTCCTCCAACGAGTCCCTTGAGGACCTCTCCACCTCCTCGCTCCCCTACCTCCTCATCACATACCACCTCGCCGAGCTGCACCAGAAGCTCCCCTCCCGCCGGCCCATCGAGCGCCGCGTCGCCCTCGAGCGCGCCCGCGAGTCCTACGAGACCTTTCTCGGCGCCCTCGACTCCTACGACCTCCTGACCGACACGAACAAGATGCTCTATGAGCGCTACACCGACGAGCCCCTCGCCTTCTCCACCCTTGGCACCAACGACCCCGCCAAGCGCCGCGACGCCAAAATCGCAAACTTCAAGTCGGAAAAGGCCCTCAAGGACCGCCTCGAGGCCCTGCGCCGGAACCCGCGCTACCAGAACGAGGACGGCGATGACGAGGTCGCCCGCGACCTGCACCTCGCGCACGTCGCATACTCGGCGCACATGGCGTTCCAGGGGCTCGAGGGTATCAACCGTGAGCTCGAGGTCCTGGCCCAGGCCACGGTGCCGCTGATGCCCTCGCCGACGTCCGTCGAGGAGGACGAGCGCCGCCGCACCGAAGACCGCGGCGCTGCGGGATACACCGAGCGTCTCGAGCCCCCGCGCCGGCTGCAGAGCATGTTTGGGCAAGGGGGCCCCATACTGTCTACGGAGGGCAAGCCGCTGCAGCCATTCACGCTCGTCGGGAACAGACAACAGATGACCAAAGATGTCTTCCGCCCCGGCCACAATCTGCCTACGATGAGCATCGACGAGTACCTTGACGAGGAGGCGCGTCGGGGCGGCATCAtcgagggcggcggcgacgcGAGCTGGCACCGCCCGGAGCCTAACGAAGATGACTTTGACAAGGCGGACGAGGAGACGATGAAGGCGAGAGCGTGGGACGAGTTTGTCGAGGCGAATCCAAAGGGCTCAGGAAACACGCTAAACAGGGGCTGA